DNA from Thermoplasmata archaeon:
GGGCGATCGCGAGCGAGTCGAAGCACGAGTCGTCGTTCCTGCGCGTCGTCACGGGCGACGTGCAGACGACGGAGAAGGCCCTGAACAGCGCGGGGATGAAGTACGAGCTGAACGACATCCTCAACCTCGAGCTGCTCGATCGACCCGGCGAACTCGCGAAGGTCGCGCGGCGCCTCGCGCGCGCCGGCATCAACGTCCACTCGATCTATATCCTCGGCTCGAAGAACGGGCGCACGGAGATTGCCCTCGTCGTGGACAGCCTCGATCGGGCGAAGACGGCGCTCAAGTAGGCGCGTCGCCCACCCCTTGGAAGGTACTAAATACACGACGGTCGTAGTTTGGGAGCCGAGCCCTCCAAGAAATGTTAATAGCTCGCACGATGTTGTCGGCTTGGCGTCAGACGCCTCCGTTCCCCCGGAGGTGAGGATGGGAAATGGCGAGTCGACCGCCGAAAACGCACGTTCACGCATCGGGTGAGAAGGCCCACGCTCCGCCCGCGTGGGGAACGGCCGCCCAACCGGGTGGGTTCCGCTCGGACGCTGTCATCGCGTTCCAAGTGCACGGTCTTCCCGTCCCCCAGGGTTCGAACCGGTCCTATGTCGTCAACGGCAAGCCCATCATCACCTCGGCGGCGAAGGGCCTCTCGTCGTGGCGACGTCTCGTCGCCGATGTGGCACAGCGGTTCGCCCCGACAGAGCCGTGGCAGGGCCCGGTCGCGATCGAACTGCATTTCGGCATCCCGAAGCCGAAATCCGCCCCGAAGAGGCGACGCGTCTGGCCGGACAAGCGTCCGGACCTGGACAAACTTTGCCGGGCAGTTTTCGACGCACTGACGTACGTCGTCTTCGCGGACGACAGCCAAGTCGTCGAGATCGCCGCGTCGAAAGACTACGGGCCGCCTGGCGTCGTCGTCGAAGTACGCAAGATTTTGGATGCGGAACTGCCGGCGCCGTGAGAAATCAGAATCCTCGCCCCCATGCTGACGTCCCGTGGGGAGGGGAGCGGTCATCGTCGGTTCGTCTTATCAATTTCGATAATTCGGACCTCCATCAGGCCAAGGCTTTTTCTACGGTCCCGCTATTCTGGGCGCACTCGGCGGGGGTTCCGTCGGGGTCTTCGAGGAGGGGACCGGAACGTCGAATCGACTCGTTGTACCGTGTGTGCTAGCGATCGGACTGCTGCTCCTGATGATCGCGCCGATGAGCTTCGGCGCGAGCGCGGACCGCGGCGGCACGAAGCCGTCGAGCTCGAACGCGCCTGAGTACGCCGTGATCCAGTTCGCGGACCCTTCGGTGTCCACGTACAACGGAGGCATTCCCGGCTACCTGAAGACGAAACCGGACACGGGCAAGCACCTGGACGCGAACGGCCCTGCGGCCAAGGCATATGCGAACTTCCTCGCGAACTCGCATGCGAACTTCCGCGCCTGGCTGCATTCCAATGTCGCGCAGGTCGAGGTCCTCGCGGAGTATTCGTACGTCCTGAACGGCATGGCGGTCCAGCTGAACGGCGTCGCCCCGGACACCCTGAAGGGCGGCCCCGGCGTGAGCGACGTCGTCGCGGATTGGCTGTACAAGCCCTCGATGGACGTCTCCGTCCCGCTGATCCACGCCCCGTCGGTCTGGGCGGACCTCGGCGTCGACCTCTCCGGGACGCCGGATTACGGCGATCTCGCGGCAATCAAGGTCGGCGTGGTCGACACGGGCATCCTCGACACGCATCCGTTCATCTCGAGCTGTCGCGCGAGCAACCCCGTCGTACACCGAGGGCTCTTCTTCAGCGGCCTTCCGTTCGGGAATGCAATCGTGGCCGACCACGGGACGCACGTCGCCGGGACGATCGGCGGCTGCAAGATCGAAGGCCCTGTCAAGGTCGGAGACACGATGCTCGACCTTGCGCCCGCGGGGGCGAACACGATGGGCTTCCTGAGCGGCGTCGCGCCTGGCGTGACCCTGTACGACTACGACGTCTTCCCCGGGATGGGGGTCGGCTTCTACCAGAAGGGCGGGAGCGCCTTCAGCCATGACATCCTCGAGGCGGTCGAGCTGGCGGTCATCGACGGGATGGACGTCATCAACCTGAGCATCGGAGGCGGAGTCCAAGGTCCACACGACCTCCTCGCGGACGCCCTCAACGCAGCGGTCGACGCAGGCGTCGTGGCGGCGGTCGCGGCGGGCAACTCGGGATCCAGCACGATGACGATCGAGTCTCCCGGATCCGCGGCGAACGTGATCACGGCCAGCGCGAGCACGGACCCGCACTACATGGGCATCGCCGTGACTCTGGGCGGCTCGACGATCGGCGCGGCGCTCGGCCAGTTCAAGAACTACGATCCAGCGATCACCGCGGACCTCGCGAATGCGACGCCGGCACTGGGCTGCACCGCCATCACGAACGACGTGAGCGGCAAGATCGCGGTCATCGATCGCGGCACGTGCACGTTCGGCACGAAGATCCAGAACGCACAGGACGCGGGAGCGGTGGGCGCGCTGATCATCAACAACGTCGCTGGAGATCCGACCGCAATGGGGGCCGATGGGATCCACAACCCGACGATCCCGGCGGCAATGGTCTCCAACCCGGACGGCACGACCCTCAAGGCGAACGACGGAGCGGAGGTCACCGTGGACGGCACGACGATCGTCGAGGTCGTCACGTCAAACGCGGACTACCTCGCGGGCTTCTCGAGCCGCGGACCGACGCCGTACACGTACTTGATCAAACCGGACATCACCGCACCTGGCGTCAACGTGCTCTCGAGCGTCTTCAACGCGGAATACGAACCGGAGTACGCATTCTTCTCCGGAACCTCGATGGCGACGCCGCACACGACGGGTTCTGCGGCGCTCCTTTTGGCGGCTCACCCCGGCTGGTCGCCTCAGCAGGTGAAGTCGGCGCTCGTGAACACCGCCGATCGCCCGGTGAAGAATTCGGCTCTGCCCGGCAATCCGCTGTCGAGTCCGCTCTCGCGCGGAGGAGGCCGGATCAACGTCGCCTCCGCGGATGCTACGCCTGCGACTCTGTCGCCCGCCTCCGTGAGCTTCGGCGTGTCGACCGGCGGCAAACCCGTGAACGGCGCGATGGCCGTCGTCTTCCGCGACGAGACCGGCAGCGGGCTGACGTGCTCCCTGAGTGTAACGCAGGTCCAGTCCGGGACGATGTGGGTCTCCGTGAGCCCCGCAAGTCTGAGCGTCCCCGCGGGCGGCATGGCATCGGCCACGGTCACGCTGAGCGGCGGCCAGACGATTCCGTCCGGCTTCTTCTACGGGGACGTCGTCGCGGTGTGCGGCGGCACGACCTTACGCGCGCCGTGGTTCGTCGGGGTGCAGCGGTCGAACGGAGGCCTGAACGGGAGCCTCAACAGCGGGCTTTCGGGAGACGACGCGACCCCGGCTGAGCTCGTCGCGCAGATGACCGGCACGAAGCCGTACCTCTAGGGAACGTCGAACGGCGGTCCCTCCGGGGGCCGCCCCTTTCCTTTCTCCGTCATCCCGACGTGAAGCGCTACAGCGGCGAGACCGGCGGTTCCTGCGGGGCCTCTTCCTCCGGAGACTCGGTCGGCCCCGCCTCTGGCTCATCGGTCGTGTCCTGCGGTTGATCGACGGGTTCCGACTCCCCGGAAGCGACGGCCTGGGCTTCCTCCTCTTCCTCGTCCTTCCGCCGCTTCCACAGGAAGAACAGCAGGAGGCCGACCGCGGCGGCCACGATGACGGCGATCAGCCACCACGGGAACGAGCCGGGGACGAAGGAGAAGCTGACGCTCACTTCCTGCATGTTCCCGGCCCGGTCGTATGCCCGCACGGTGACGGTGTGGGAGCCGGCCGCGAGGTCGCCGAACGCCGCGGACGGGGTGGCGCCCGTACTCTGGAACGCCCCGCCGTCCACACTCACCTCGTAGCGGTCGATCCCGGACAACGCGTCGGACGCGTCCCACGTGACGGTCGCGGAGCCCTCGGTCGTGGCCCCGGACGACGGGGACGTGATCGTGAGCGACGGCGCGGTCGAGTCGATCGTCATCGACGCGTCGGGCGTCGAAGGC
Protein-coding regions in this window:
- a CDS encoding ACT domain-containing protein — its product is MKEFKVFVADKPGELARVTEALAGAAVNIRAIASESKHESSFLRVVTGDVQTTEKALNSAGMKYELNDILNLELLDRPGELAKVARRLARAGINVHSIYILGSKNGRTEIALVVDSLDRAKTALK
- a CDS encoding RusA family crossover junction endodeoxyribonuclease, which codes for MASRPPKTHVHASGEKAHAPPAWGTAAQPGGFRSDAVIAFQVHGLPVPQGSNRSYVVNGKPIITSAAKGLSSWRRLVADVAQRFAPTEPWQGPVAIELHFGIPKPKSAPKRRRVWPDKRPDLDKLCRAVFDALTYVVFADDSQVVEIAASKDYGPPGVVVEVRKILDAELPAP
- a CDS encoding S8 family serine peptidase; this encodes MLAIGLLLLMIAPMSFGASADRGGTKPSSSNAPEYAVIQFADPSVSTYNGGIPGYLKTKPDTGKHLDANGPAAKAYANFLANSHANFRAWLHSNVAQVEVLAEYSYVLNGMAVQLNGVAPDTLKGGPGVSDVVADWLYKPSMDVSVPLIHAPSVWADLGVDLSGTPDYGDLAAIKVGVVDTGILDTHPFISSCRASNPVVHRGLFFSGLPFGNAIVADHGTHVAGTIGGCKIEGPVKVGDTMLDLAPAGANTMGFLSGVAPGVTLYDYDVFPGMGVGFYQKGGSAFSHDILEAVELAVIDGMDVINLSIGGGVQGPHDLLADALNAAVDAGVVAAVAAGNSGSSTMTIESPGSAANVITASASTDPHYMGIAVTLGGSTIGAALGQFKNYDPAITADLANATPALGCTAITNDVSGKIAVIDRGTCTFGTKIQNAQDAGAVGALIINNVAGDPTAMGADGIHNPTIPAAMVSNPDGTTLKANDGAEVTVDGTTIVEVVTSNADYLAGFSSRGPTPYTYLIKPDITAPGVNVLSSVFNAEYEPEYAFFSGTSMATPHTTGSAALLLAAHPGWSPQQVKSALVNTADRPVKNSALPGNPLSSPLSRGGGRINVASADATPATLSPASVSFGVSTGGKPVNGAMAVVFRDETGSGLTCSLSVTQVQSGTMWVSVSPASLSVPAGGMASATVTLSGGQTIPSGFFYGDVVAVCGGTTLRAPWFVGVQRSNGGLNGSLNSGLSGDDATPAELVAQMTGTKPYL